In Tsuneonella amylolytica, one genomic interval encodes:
- a CDS encoding ribonucleotide-diphosphate reductase subunit beta, with the protein MSLLEARKTYKPFEYPWAYEFWKRQQQVHWLPEEVPLGEDCRDWAQKLSDHERNLLTQIFRFFTQADVEVQDCYHEKYGRVFKPTEIKMMLTAFSNMETVHIAAYSHLLDTIGMPESEYGMFLEYEEMKAKHDYLQEFGVDTDEDIARTLAMFGGFTEGLQLFASFAMLMNFPRFNKMKGMGQIVSWSVRDESLHCEGITRLFHAFCAERGCLTKAVKEDIIDACQKTVRLEDAFIDLAFEAGPVPGMSAKEIKRYIRYIADWRLSQLGLPAIYMVEDHPLPWLAPLLNGVEHANFFETRATEYSKAATKGNWNDVWSSFDSRQKAKKGEGANDVEDASGEPDMFGASGTVAAE; encoded by the coding sequence ATGTCGCTCCTCGAAGCCCGCAAGACCTACAAGCCGTTCGAGTATCCGTGGGCCTACGAGTTCTGGAAGCGCCAGCAACAGGTCCACTGGCTGCCGGAAGAAGTGCCGCTGGGCGAGGACTGCCGCGACTGGGCGCAGAAGCTTTCCGACCACGAGCGCAACCTGCTCACGCAGATATTCCGCTTCTTCACGCAGGCCGACGTCGAGGTGCAGGATTGCTACCACGAGAAGTACGGCCGCGTGTTCAAGCCGACCGAGATCAAGATGATGCTGACCGCGTTCAGCAACATGGAAACGGTCCACATCGCCGCCTATTCGCACCTGCTCGACACCATCGGCATGCCGGAAAGCGAGTACGGCATGTTCCTCGAGTACGAGGAGATGAAGGCCAAGCACGACTACCTGCAGGAATTCGGCGTCGACACCGACGAGGATATCGCCCGCACGCTGGCGATGTTCGGCGGCTTCACCGAAGGGCTGCAGCTGTTCGCCAGCTTCGCAATGCTGATGAACTTCCCGCGCTTCAACAAGATGAAGGGCATGGGCCAGATCGTCAGCTGGTCGGTGCGTGACGAGAGCCTCCACTGCGAAGGCATCACCCGCCTGTTCCACGCTTTTTGCGCCGAACGCGGCTGCCTGACCAAGGCGGTGAAGGAAGACATCATCGACGCCTGCCAGAAGACCGTGCGGCTGGAAGATGCCTTCATCGACCTCGCGTTCGAGGCCGGCCCGGTGCCGGGCATGAGCGCCAAGGAGATCAAGCGCTACATCCGCTACATCGCCGACTGGCGCCTGTCGCAGCTCGGCCTGCCGGCGATCTACATGGTGGAGGATCACCCCCTCCCCTGGCTCGCCCCGCTGCTGAACGGCGTGGAGCACGCCAACTTCTTCGAAACCCGCGCCACCGAGTATTCGAAGGCCGCGACGAAGGGCAACTGGAACGACGTGTGGTCGAGCTTCGACAGCCGCCAGAAAGCCAAGAAGGGCGAAGGCGCGAACGACGTCGAGGACGCGAGCGGCGAGCCGGACATGTTCGGCGCGAGCGGAACTGTGGCGGCGGAGTAG